In the genome of Aquipuribacter hungaricus, the window CCATGTGCTGGACGAGCAGCGGTCCGGAGTGGCTGCCCAGCTCGGCGAGCATCCCCTCCACGCCGGCCCGCAGCGCGTCGTCGTCGTCGATGTTGAGGCGGATCCCGCCGGTGTCCAGGCGGTGCCGCAGCCGGGAGGCCTTGAGCACGACGGGGTAGCCGGTGTCCCGGGCCGCCCGCACCGCCTGCTCGGGGTCCTCGACCTCCTGCGACGCCCACACCTGCACGCCGTAGCAGCCGAGCAGCCGGCCGACCTCCTCGCGCGTGAGGGCGCGGCCGTCGGGGCTGTCGGCGAGCGCGCCGTCGACCAGCGCCCGGGCCGCCCGGCTGTCCACGCCCGGGGGGTCGACGAGCGGCCCGGTCTCGCGGCGGCGCCACTCGGCGTAGCGGACCACGGAGGCCAGGGCGCGCACGGCGTCCTCGGGCAGCGGGTAGGCCGGCACCGGCGGCCGGTCCTCGGTGGTGGACCCGACCAGCCGCGGGCCGATGAAGCAGGCGACCGTGGTGCGGCCGGAGCCGTCGGCGCGCCGCTGCAGCGCGAGCTGGATGTCGTCGGTGGCCACCTGCAGCGGCGGGATGAAGCTGGCCACCACGGCGTCCACGTCGTCGCGGGCGTAGACCCGGGCCAGCGCCGCGTCGAACTCCTCCGCCGTCGCCTCCGAGCGCACGGACACCGGCTCCCCCACGACCGTGAGCCCCCACGAGGCGCAGGCGTCGGCGGCGAGCGCGCTGAGCGCCGGGGAGTTGCCGACCACGGCCACCCGGTCCCCGGCGGGCAGCGGCTGGTGCAGCACCACCTGGGCGACGTCGAAGAGCTGGTGGAGGTTCTCGGTCCGGATGACGCCGGCCTGGCGGAGCATGGCGTCGAACGCCTCCGGCGGGGCCATCGACTCCCGGACCTCGTGGCCGGGCGGCACGCCGTACTCGCTGACCCCGCTCTTGACGACGATGGTCGGCTTGACCCGGGCGAGCTGGCGGGCGATCCGGGAGAACTTGCGGGGGTTGCCGACGCTCTCCAGGTACAGCCCGACCACGGACGTGCGGGGGTCGTCGAGCCAGTACTGCAGCGCGTCGTTGCCGGACACGTCCGCGCGGTTGCCGGCGGACAGGAACGACGACAGGCCGAGGCCCCGCCGGTCGGCGCTGGACAGGACCGCGACCCCGAGCCCGCCGGACTGGCTGAACAGCGCGAGCGCCCCGGCACCGGGCATCGTGGGCGCGACGGAGGCGTTGAGGCTCACCGTCGGGTCGGTGTTGATGATGCCGAAGCTGTTGGGGCCGATGACCCGGATGCCGCTGGCCCGGGCCAGGCGGACGAGCTCGTGCTGGCGCGCGACGCCCTCGGGGCCGTCCTCGGCGAAGCCGCTGGAGACCACCACGGCGCCCTTGACGCCGAGGTCGACGCACTGGGCGAGCACCTCGGCGACCGACGCCGCGGGGACCGTGACGACGGCCAGGTCGACCGGGCCGGGGACGTCGGACACCGCGGCGTAGGCCACGCTGCCGCCCACCTCGAACGCCTCGCGGTTGACCACGTGCACCGGCCCGGCGAACCGGCCCTCGGTGATCGCCCCGAGCACGCGGGCGCCGAAGGAGCTGGCGTCCCGGCTCGCCCCGACCACGACGACCGAGCGGGCGTTGAGCAGGGCCCGCATGCTCAGGGACTCCGCGCGGTGCTCCCGGGCGGCCATGACGTCCCGCGAGCGCTCGGTCGGGTCGATGTCGAAGGACACCTCGATGATGCCGTCGTCCAGGTGGTGGTCGACCTCGTAGCCGGCCTCGCGGAAGACGCCGAGCATGCGCTGGTTGGTCGGCAGCACGTCCGCGGTGAAGCTGGTGAAGCCGTTCTCGCGAGCCGCGGCCGCCAGGTGCTCCAGCAGCACCGAGCCGATCCCCCGGCCCCGGTGGCTGTCGGCGATGTTGAAGGCCACCTCCGCAGAGCGCGGGGCGCCGGGGCCGTCGCCGCCCTCGTAGCGGCCGATGCCGACGATCTCGTCGCGCACCGTGGCGACGAGGCCGACCCGGCGGACGTGGTCGACGTGGACGAAGCGGCGCATGTCCGCCGGGCTGATCCGGGGCATGGGGGCGAAGAAGCGGAAGTAGATGCTCTCGGCGCTCTGCGCGGCGTGGAACCGGTCGATGCGCGCGGCGTCGTCGGGGCGGACCGGGCGGACGTGGGCGACCCCGCCGTCGCGCAGCACGACGTCGGCCTCCCAGTGCGCGGGGTAGGGCGCGGCGGGCTGCGCTCCGGTCACGGCCCGACGCTACCCGTGGCCGTCCCTGCGTGGTGCCCCTGCTGGCCTCCCGGCCTGGGGGACGATGGGTGCCGTGAGCCCTGCGCGCCGTGGTCCCCGGTCCGGTCCTGCCGACGGCGGTCCCGAGGTGCCCCCCGGCGGCCACGTCGTCGACATCGACGTCGAGGAGGAGATGCAGGGGGCGTTCCTCGAGTACGCCTACTCCGTCATCTACTCCCGCGCCCTGCCCGACGCCCGCGACGGCCTCAAGCCGGTGCAGCGGCGGATCGTCTACCAGATGGCCGAGATGGGCCTGCGCCCCGACCGCGGCCACGTCAAGAGCGCCCGCGTCGTCGGCGACGTCATGGGCAAGCTCCACCCGCACGGCGACGGCGCGATCTACGACGCGCTCGTCCGGATGGCGCAGCCGTTCACCATGCGCCTGCCCCTGGTCGACGGGCACGGCAACTTCGGCTCCCTCGACGCGGGCCCGGCCGCCGCGCGCTACACCGAGGTGCGCCCCGCGCCCGCGGCCACCCTGCTCACCGACGGGCTCGACGAGGACGTCGTCGGCACCGTCGACAACTACGACGGCTCGCTCCAGCAGCCGGAGGTGCTGCCCGCGGCGTACCCGAACCTGCTGGTCAACGGCGCGAGCGGCATCGCGGTGGGCATGGCGACGAACATGCCGCCGCACAACCTCGCCGAGGTGGTGGCGGCGGCCCGTCACCTGGTCCGGCACCCGCAGGCCACGACGGCGGACCTGGGCCGGTTCGTCCCGGGCCCGGACTTCCCCACCGGCGGCACCGTCGTCGGCCTGGACGGGGTGCGCGAGGCCTACGAGACCGGGCGCGGGTCGTTCCGGGTGCGCGGTCGGGTGCAGGTGGAGGCGGTGACCGCCCGCCGCAAGGGCCTCGTCGTGACCGAGCTGCCCTACGGCGTCGGCCCGGAGCGGCTCATCGAGAAGATCAAGGACGCGGTGCAGGCCAAGAAGCTCGACGGCATCGCCGCGCTGACGGACCTGTCGGACCGCACCCGCGGGATGCGTGTCGTCGTGGAGCTCAAGAGCGGCTTCGACCCCGACGCGGTGCTCCAGCAGCTGTACCGGCAGACCCCGCTGGAGGAGGCGTTCAGCGTCAACGCCGTCGCCCTGGTCGACGGCCGGCCCCGGACGCTCGGGCTGCGCGAGCTGCTGCGGGTGTACGTGGACTTCCGCCTGGACGTGGTGCGGCGCCGGACCGCGCACCGCCTCGCGGTCGCCGAGCGGGAGCTGCACCTGGTGCAGGGCCTGCTCGTCGCGGTGCTCGACATCGACGAGGTCATCCAGGTGATCCGCACCAGCGACGACTCGGGCACGGCGCGCGAGCGCCTCATGACGGTGTTCGAGCTCACCCAGGTCCAGGCGGAGCACATCCTCGAGATGCGGCTGCGCCGGCTCACCCGCTTCTCCACCCTGGAGCTGGAGACCCGCCGCGACGAGCTGCTCGGCCGGATCGAGGGGCTGCGCGAGCTGCTGGGCAGCGACGAGCGGCTGCGCGACGTGGTCGCCGACGAGCTCGACGCCGTCGTCGCCGAGCACGGCACCCCCCGGCGGACGGTGCTCCTGGAGGGGGGGGAGGTGCCGGCCCCGCGCGGGCGGGCGCCGCTGGCGGCCCTGGAGGTGCCCGACGAGCCGTGCCGGGTGCTGTGGGGCGCGACGGGGCTGCTC includes:
- a CDS encoding GNAT family N-acetyltransferase — translated: MTGAQPAAPYPAHWEADVVLRDGGVAHVRPVRPDDAARIDRFHAAQSAESIYFRFFAPMPRISPADMRRFVHVDHVRRVGLVATVRDEIVGIGRYEGGDGPGAPRSAEVAFNIADSHRGRGIGSVLLEHLAAAARENGFTSFTADVLPTNQRMLGVFREAGYEVDHHLDDGIIEVSFDIDPTERSRDVMAAREHRAESLSMRALLNARSVVVVGASRDASSFGARVLGAITEGRFAGPVHVVNREAFEVGGSVAYAAVSDVPGPVDLAVVTVPAASVAEVLAQCVDLGVKGAVVVSSGFAEDGPEGVARQHELVRLARASGIRVIGPNSFGIINTDPTVSLNASVAPTMPGAGALALFSQSGGLGVAVLSSADRRGLGLSSFLSAGNRADVSGNDALQYWLDDPRTSVVGLYLESVGNPRKFSRIARQLARVKPTIVVKSGVSEYGVPPGHEVRESMAPPEAFDAMLRQAGVIRTENLHQLFDVAQVVLHQPLPAGDRVAVVGNSPALSALAADACASWGLTVVGEPVSVRSEATAEEFDAALARVYARDDVDAVVASFIPPLQVATDDIQLALQRRADGSGRTTVACFIGPRLVGSTTEDRPPVPAYPLPEDAVRALASVVRYAEWRRRETGPLVDPPGVDSRAARALVDGALADSPDGRALTREEVGRLLGCYGVQVWASQEVEDPEQAVRAARDTGYPVVLKASRLRHRLDTGGIRLNIDDDDALRAGVEGMLAELGSHSGPLLVQHMAPRGVSTVLSTVEDPLFGPIVSFGLAGDAIDLLGDVAHRIPPLTTTDVHDLVRGVKAAPRLFGHGGRPAVDVDALEDVVARVSRLAEDLPQVASLRLQPVHVHPGGVAVLDATAWVAEPATRADGGRRALLPLP
- a CDS encoding DNA topoisomerase (ATP-hydrolyzing) codes for the protein MQGAFLEYAYSVIYSRALPDARDGLKPVQRRIVYQMAEMGLRPDRGHVKSARVVGDVMGKLHPHGDGAIYDALVRMAQPFTMRLPLVDGHGNFGSLDAGPAAARYTEVRPAPAATLLTDGLDEDVVGTVDNYDGSLQQPEVLPAAYPNLLVNGASGIAVGMATNMPPHNLAEVVAAARHLVRHPQATTADLGRFVPGPDFPTGGTVVGLDGVREAYETGRGSFRVRGRVQVEAVTARRKGLVVTELPYGVGPERLIEKIKDAVQAKKLDGIAALTDLSDRTRGMRVVVELKSGFDPDAVLQQLYRQTPLEEAFSVNAVALVDGRPRTLGLRELLRVYVDFRLDVVRRRTAHRLAVAERELHLVQGLLVAVLDIDEVIQVIRTSDDSGTARERLMTVFELTQVQAEHILEMRLRRLTRFSTLELETRRDELLGRIEGLRELLGSDERLRDVVADELDAVVAEHGTPRRTVLLEGGEVPAPRGRAPLAALEVPDEPCRVLWGATGLLARTADLSPLALPRTARDRSRHDTMLAAVTTSARAHVGVVTSTGRLVRLPVVDLPALPSTASPVTLSGGVSVSEAAGLAAGERVVGLVDLAPSRPGGGTGLVTARGVVKRVVAEVPPGREEWEVLRLADGDEVVAAFDVADPDELVVVSDDASLLRFPASAVRPQGRPAGGMAGMRLAPGARVLFAGAVRPAGEGDGDAGADAADGSVEEVVVVTAAGSTGRLPGSPASSVKVTPFALYPAKGRGTGGVRVHRFLKDEDVLLAAWVGVGPALAAGATGVPVTLPGPDARRDGSGARPAGAVQVLGGVPR